A genomic window from Archocentrus centrarchus isolate MPI-CPG fArcCen1 chromosome 2, fArcCen1, whole genome shotgun sequence includes:
- the LOC115791484 gene encoding atypical chemokine receptor 3-like, which produces MSLSANELSELIELWEELNLTAADNLSHVEALRCSGAVSHTALLHTLSILYIFIFLVGLAANTLVVWVNLRSDRNRYEIHLYILNLAVADLCVVATLPIWVASLLKGGRWPFGESVCKLTHLVFSVNLFSSIFFLACMSVDRYLSVTVFADAPDSRRKKMVRRLTCILVWVMALVASIPDTYFLQVVKSAHYDGTICRPVYPSSNPKEWMVGIQLSFSVLGFAIPFPVIAIFYLLLAAAIPPTPDQERRVSRRIILTYIVVFLVCWLPFHAVLLLDTLSLLNVLPFSCWLENFLDISLHLTQCFSLVHCCINPILYNFLNRNYRYDLMKAFIFKYSTKTGLTRLMDASHVSETEYSAMTMDSNIPM; this is translated from the coding sequence ATGAGTCTGAGTGCTAACGAGCTCTCTGAGCTCATTGAGCTGTGGGAGGAGCTTAACCTGACCGCCGCTGACAACCTGTCCCATGTGGAAGCGCTGCGGTGTTCAGGTGCTGTCAGCCACACCGCCCTCCTCCACACTCTCTCCATCCTCTACATCTTCATCTTCCTGGTGGGCCTCGCCGCCAACACCCTGGTGGTCTGGGTCAACCTGCGATCTGACAGGAACCGCTACGAGATACACCTGTACATCCTGAACCTGGCCGTGGCCGACCTATGCGTCGTGGCCACGCTACCGATCTGGGTGGCCTCGCTGCTTAAAGGCGGCCGCTGGCCATTTGGAGAATCAGTCTGTAAACTTACCCACCTGGTCTTCAGCGTCAACCTCTTCAGCAGCATCTTCTTCCTTGCCTGCATGAGTGTTGACCGCTACCTGTCTGTCACGGTGTTCGCCGATGCCCCCGACAGCCGCAGGAAGAAGATGGTGCGTCGGTTGACCTGTATTCTAGTTTGGGTGATGGCGCTGGTGGCGTCCATCCCCGACACCTACTTCCTGCAGGTGGTGAAGTCAGCACACTACGATGGCACCATCTGCCGGCCGGTGTACCCATCCAGCAACCCCAAGGAATGGATGGTGGGCATCCAGCTGAGCTTCTCTGTGCTCGGCTTCGCCATCCCCTTCCCTGTCATCGCCATCTTCTACCTGCTCCTGGCAGCGGCCATCCCTCCCACCCCAGACCAGGAGCGGCGCGTCAGCCGGCGGATCATCCTCACCTACATCGTGGTCTTTCTGGTGTGCTGGCTGCCTTTCCACGCCGTCCTCCTGTTGGACACTCTGTCTCTGCTAAATGTCCTGCCCTTCAGCTGCTGGCTGGAGAACTTCCTGGACATATCGCTGCACCTGACGCAGTGCTTCTCGCTGGTTCACTGCTGCATCAACCCCATCCTCTACAACTTCCTGAACAGGAACTACCGCTATGACCTCATGAAAGCCTTCATCTTCAAATACTCCACCAAGACTGGGCTCACTAGGCTCATGGATGCCTCACATGTCTCAGAGACCGAGTACTCTGCTATGACGATGGACAGCAACATCCCGATGTAA